A stretch of Lentibacillus sp. JNUCC-1 DNA encodes these proteins:
- the menC gene encoding o-succinylbenzoate synthase, producing the protein MPIDIARIQLRRMRMRLKHPFGTSFGTLQNKEFFIIEAIDSAGETGYGESVAFSAPWYTEETVETNLHIMRDFLIPLLKNNPVNHPDELSRLFAPIRRNNMAKAALEGAVWDLYAKQQNVSLAAALGGTRSRVEVGVSIGIQPTINELLEKIAAYVEEGYKRIKLKIKPGQDIDMLKAVRNAFPDIALMADANSAYTLEDIQHLKQLDALQLLMIEQPLAHNDIIDHAKLQQSITTPICLDESIHALSDVEKAHRLGSCQIINVKSGRVGGLTAARRIHDYCLENNMPVWCGGMLESGIGRAHNIALASLPQFILPGDISGSDRYWDKDIIDPEIVVQDGYVAVPDKPGIGVTVDQQALEAFTKSIKSYHL; encoded by the coding sequence ATGCCAATCGATATTGCCCGTATCCAGTTGCGGCGGATGCGCATGCGATTGAAGCATCCGTTTGGAACGAGCTTTGGAACACTGCAAAACAAGGAATTTTTCATTATAGAGGCGATTGATTCTGCTGGAGAGACCGGTTATGGAGAGTCTGTCGCTTTTTCCGCGCCGTGGTATACGGAAGAAACGGTCGAAACGAATCTGCATATCATGCGGGACTTTCTCATCCCTCTGCTGAAAAATAATCCGGTAAACCATCCAGATGAGCTGTCACGCCTGTTCGCCCCGATCAGACGGAACAATATGGCAAAAGCAGCACTCGAGGGGGCGGTGTGGGATTTGTATGCCAAACAGCAGAATGTGAGTCTTGCAGCGGCACTCGGAGGCACCAGATCCCGAGTTGAGGTGGGCGTGAGCATTGGCATTCAGCCGACGATCAACGAGCTGCTGGAAAAAATCGCTGCCTATGTGGAAGAAGGCTATAAACGGATCAAGTTGAAAATCAAGCCGGGTCAGGACATCGATATGCTCAAAGCGGTTCGAAATGCTTTTCCGGACATTGCCCTGATGGCAGATGCCAATTCAGCCTATACCCTGGAGGACATCCAGCATCTCAAACAGCTTGACGCGCTTCAATTGCTTATGATTGAACAGCCGCTCGCCCATAACGACATCATTGATCATGCCAAGCTGCAGCAAAGCATTACGACACCGATTTGTCTTGATGAAAGTATTCATGCGCTCTCTGACGTGGAAAAAGCCCATCGCCTCGGAAGCTGCCAGATCATCAATGTTAAAAGCGGTCGTGTCGGTGGCCTGACAGCAGCACGCCGGATCCATGACTACTGCTTGGAAAATAACATGCCTGTCTGGTGCGGCGGCATGCTTGAATCAGGTATCGGCCGCGCCCATAACATTGCACTCGCCTCCCTGCCGCAATTCATTTTGCCTGGTGACATTTCAGGGTCGGACAGGTATTGGGACAAAGATATCATTGATCCAGAGATCGTTGTGCAAGATGGCTATGTAGCAGTGCCTGACAAACCCGGGATCGGGGTGACGGTGGATCAGCAGGCGCTTGAGGCCTTTACTAAATCGATTAAATCCTATCATTTATGA